A single window of Mustela erminea isolate mMusErm1 chromosome 4, mMusErm1.Pri, whole genome shotgun sequence DNA harbors:
- the LOC116587811 gene encoding 60S ribosomal protein L32-like produces the protein MAALRPLVKPKIIKKRTKKFIQHQSDRYVKIKRNWQKLRGIDNRVRRRLKGQILMPSIGYGSNKKTRHMFPCGFRKFLVHNVKELEVLLMCNKSYCAEIAHNVSSKNCKAIVERAAQLAIRVTNPNARLHSKENE, from the coding sequence ATGGCTGCCCTCAGACCTTTGGTGAAGCCCAAGATCATTAAAAAGAGGACCAAGAAGTTCATCCAGCACCAGTCAGACAGATATGTCAAAATTAAGCGCAACTGGCAGAAGCTGAGAGGCATTGACAATAGGGTGCGCAGAAGACTCAAGGGCCAGATCTTAATGCCCAGCATTGGTTATGGGAGCAACAAGAAGACAAGGCACATGTTTCCCTGTGGCTTCAGGAAGTTCCTAGTCCACAATGTCAAGGAGCTTGAAGTGCTGCTGATGTGCAACAAATCTTACTGTGCAGAGATTGCGCACAACGTCTCCTCCAAGAACTGCAAAGCTATTGTGGAAAGAGCAGCCCAGCTGGCAATCAGAGTCACCAATCCCAATGCCAggctgcacagcaaagaaaatgaatag